The Commensalibacter nepenthis genome has a window encoding:
- a CDS encoding Imm42 family immunity protein: MLYGNKDIFAIEYQIDEDHCGKLMMGNCCLYFQGNPIGKNPYTWYLVDLMMILKQLLKNNDQRYAPKLFALSDQEFSDVIYKVCFEDKDELFYQYLPQKRDLSDYMLVLDNTSVFIDDYIIYFVDNDEYTKVWYCKSTDPRHNHYKSFLIPLGEAEHVLEQAYQDLARLQPILIAEEAAKQITEKT, from the coding sequence ATGTTATATGGAAATAAAGATATTTTTGCTATTGAATACCAAATCGATGAAGATCATTGTGGAAAATTGATGATGGGTAATTGTTGTTTATATTTTCAAGGAAATCCTATTGGTAAAAATCCATATACGTGGTATCTAGTAGATTTAATGATGATTTTAAAACAGTTATTGAAAAACAATGATCAGCGATATGCTCCAAAATTATTTGCACTAAGTGATCAAGAATTTTCTGATGTAATTTATAAAGTTTGTTTTGAAGACAAAGATGAATTGTTTTATCAATATTTACCTCAAAAAAGAGACTTAAGCGATTATATGTTGGTATTAGATAATACATCTGTTTTTATAGATGATTATATTATTTATTTTGTTGATAATGATGAATATACAAAAGTTTGGTATTGTAAATCAACAGATCCAAGGCATAATCATTATAAAAGTTTTCTTATTCCCTTAGGTGAAGCAGAGCATGTTTTAGAGCAAGCATACCAAGATCTTGCTCGGTTACAGCCTATTTTAATTGCTGAGGAAGCAGCAAAACAAATCACAGAAAAAACATGA
- a CDS encoding RNA-guided endonuclease InsQ/TnpB family protein yields MRIKKAFKYELMPNGADIRKLRQFCGCSRFVYNRALAYNEEQRKIDTDFKFSYAKIAVLLPKWKQEFEWLKSCHSQVLQHSLKDLESAFRNFFRKQADFPKFQKKGLKESFRFPQGCKLEQHNNRIYLPKIGWIRYRNSRDVIGTIKNVTISCKCGKWFVSIQTEYDHIDPIHTGDRVGIDMGIARFATLTNGQFFEAKNSLKTQQAKLVKLQRQLSHKKKFSQNWRKVKQKLSKHHAHIANVRRDYLHKITTQLSKNHAIVCMEDLKITNMSKSAKGNAEQHGKNVKQKSGLNRSILDQSWFEFKRQLDYKLFWNGGQLITVNPKNTSRTCPCCGFISAENRKTQANFNCVECGFEENADLVGATNILRAGLAQLACEVNNTELSATGTRRGELVLTD; encoded by the coding sequence ATGCGTATAAAGAAAGCCTTTAAATATGAATTAATGCCAAATGGTGCGGATATTCGCAAACTGCGTCAGTTTTGCGGATGCTCTCGGTTTGTCTATAATAGGGCTTTGGCGTATAACGAAGAACAACGTAAAATTGATACTGACTTTAAGTTCAGCTATGCTAAGATTGCGGTTTTGTTACCGAAATGGAAGCAAGAGTTTGAATGGTTAAAATCTTGTCACAGTCAGGTTTTGCAACATTCTTTAAAAGACCTTGAAAGTGCATTTCGTAACTTTTTTCGTAAGCAAGCTGATTTTCCAAAGTTTCAGAAAAAAGGATTAAAGGAAAGCTTTCGTTTCCCTCAAGGGTGTAAACTAGAACAGCATAATAACCGTATCTATTTACCAAAGATCGGTTGGATCAGGTATCGTAATAGTCGTGATGTGATTGGAACAATCAAAAATGTTACGATTAGTTGTAAGTGTGGTAAATGGTTTGTTTCTATTCAAACAGAATATGACCATATAGACCCTATCCATACAGGGGATAGGGTTGGGATTGATATGGGGATTGCTCGGTTTGCAACCTTAACCAATGGTCAGTTTTTTGAAGCAAAAAACAGTTTGAAAACACAACAAGCTAAACTTGTGAAATTGCAAAGGCAATTAAGTCATAAGAAAAAGTTTAGTCAGAATTGGAGAAAAGTAAAACAAAAGCTTTCAAAGCATCACGCTCATATTGCCAATGTCAGGCGAGACTATCTGCATAAAATTACAACACAGCTTAGCAAAAATCACGCTATTGTCTGTATGGAAGATTTAAAGATTACCAATATGTCAAAGTCTGCCAAAGGAAACGCTGAGCAACATGGTAAAAACGTAAAACAAAAATCAGGATTAAATCGATCTATCTTAGATCAATCATGGTTCGAGTTTAAACGTCAGCTTGACTATAAACTTTTTTGGAATGGCGGACAATTAATCACCGTTAATCCAAAGAACACAAGCAGAACTTGCCCTTGTTGTGGCTTCATCAGTGCAGAAAATAGAAAAACACAAGCAAACTTTAACTGTGTAGAGTGTGGCTTTGAAGAAAATGCCGATCTAGTCGGTGCAACAAATATCTTAAGGGCAGGACTTGCCCAGTTAGCCTGTGAAGTGAATAACACTGAGTTGTCAGCAACAGGAACCCGCCGAGGTGAGTTAGTCCTAACAGACTAA
- a CDS encoding KilA-N domain-containing protein, protein MEQLDLPLIQRQENNVLISQRAYDGYINATAMCKAASKEFKHYNSLSTTKAFVQELSSVVGIPTTELIQSIQGGVPTLQGTWVHPQVAINLGQWASPKFAVLVSKWVLEWMQGGEKKHSTLPWHIRRYLINREKIPPTHFSMLDQMTLKLLAPLESRGYLLPDRMMPDISLGKMFCKWLRSNGYDPDSFPTYTHSFGDGKRPNVNAKLYPNELITSFNLEVNNWIVDPNKALKYFKDRDKESVIPLTNFILTLPTPENARTELDNKLITALTYNPKDQF, encoded by the coding sequence ATGGAACAATTAGATTTACCGCTTATTCAAAGACAAGAAAATAATGTTTTAATATCGCAACGCGCTTACGACGGTTACATTAATGCTACTGCTATGTGTAAAGCTGCGAGTAAAGAGTTTAAGCATTATAATAGTTTATCCACTACAAAGGCCTTTGTTCAGGAACTTTCTTCCGTGGTCGGAATTCCGACCACGGAATTAATACAGTCAATACAAGGAGGTGTTCCTACATTACAAGGTACATGGGTACATCCTCAAGTAGCAATAAATTTAGGCCAATGGGCATCACCCAAATTTGCTGTTCTGGTATCTAAATGGGTTTTAGAATGGATGCAGGGTGGCGAGAAAAAACACTCAACACTTCCTTGGCACATTCGCAGGTATTTAATCAATAGAGAAAAAATACCACCTACTCATTTTTCTATGCTAGATCAAATGACATTAAAACTATTAGCACCTCTAGAATCAAGAGGATACTTATTGCCGGATCGAATGATGCCAGACATTTCTCTAGGAAAAATGTTTTGTAAATGGCTAAGAAGTAATGGTTATGATCCAGATTCTTTCCCAACATATACTCACTCTTTTGGAGACGGGAAACGCCCTAACGTCAATGCAAAACTATATCCAAACGAACTAATAACTTCTTTTAATTTAGAGGTTAATAATTGGATTGTAGATCCTAACAAAGCTCTTAAATATTTCAAAGATCGTGATAAAGAGTCAGTAATCCCGTTAACCAATTTTATTCTTACTTTACCAACTCCTGAGAATGCTCGTACAGAACTAGACAATAAACTAATTACAGCATTGACATACAACCCAAAAGATCAATTCTAA
- a CDS encoding ribonuclease domain-containing protein, with amino-acid sequence MAGVTGGNVGAATGSAIAGDIVTASTVNTIKDWAIAQSNGNPDTARLLTNAIENVIAGAIGAGAGGAINGGSGALNGLGISSDLQQYNQSASEREEEFRPEDRDENGRLIDPLQEAIWKVSYNNSERELRGLCKDCSALTSINPTITEEMVNTSREELEAAQKLEQSGRPVNSSNIQKVKNGQIDDIDPVADPARGNPSDYDDLPDLPTRPVETTRPKPTQPTETEWNNFDNPKAPTDPSQNTVEIPQKAKDTLNRVDEKGSPFAGYKGGRTYNNNPKPGEQKLPEQDANGNTISYKEWDTDLYVKGNRNADRVVTGSDGSAYYTNTHYRTFQKIR; translated from the coding sequence GTGGCAGGCGTTACTGGCGGCAACGTCGGTGCCGCTACGGGAAGTGCAATCGCTGGGGATATTGTTACTGCCTCGACGGTTAATACGATAAAAGATTGGGCGATTGCGCAAAGTAACGGTAATCCTGATACGGCACGATTATTAACGAATGCCATTGAAAATGTGATTGCTGGTGCAATTGGTGCTGGTGCGGGTGGTGCAATAAATGGAGGTTCTGGTGCTTTAAATGGTTTGGGCATTTCTTCTGATCTGCAACAATATAATCAATCAGCAAGCGAACGTGAAGAAGAGTTTCGTCCTGAAGATCGTGATGAAAATGGTCGATTAATTGATCCTCTTCAAGAGGCGATTTGGAAAGTTTCCTATAATAATAGTGAAAGAGAATTAAGGGGATTATGTAAGGATTGTTCTGCTTTAACCTCTATTAATCCCACGATTACCGAAGAGATGGTAAATACTTCTCGTGAAGAGTTAGAAGCTGCACAAAAGTTAGAGCAATCAGGTCGACCTGTAAATTCTTCGAATATTCAGAAAGTAAAAAATGGTCAGATTGATGATATTGACCCTGTTGCTGATCCAGCTAGAGGTAATCCATCTGATTATGATGACCTTCCTGATTTACCAACACGTCCCGTCGAAACAACCAGACCAAAACCAACACAACCAACAGAAACAGAATGGAATAATTTTGATAATCCAAAGGCACCAACTGATCCATCACAAAATACGGTTGAGATCCCACAAAAAGCTAAGGATACATTAAATCGTGTAGATGAAAAAGGTAGTCCTTTTGCTGGGTATAAGGGAGGAAGAACATATAATAATAATCCAAAACCAGGAGAGCAAAAATTGCCTGAACAAGATGCAAATGGTAATACAATTTCTTATAAAGAATGGGATACTGATTTATATGTAAAAGGAAATAGAAATGCTGATAGAGTTGTAACAGGTAGCGATGGCTCTGCTTATTATACTAATACTCATTATCGTACATTTCAAAAAATAAGATAA
- a CDS encoding PACE efflux transporter — protein sequence MRTFRDRVRHAVSYEIIGLFLFIPVGVLLFNQPITEMSIVAIASSLVSTIWNFVYNVSFDKIMFYFRGTTEKNVIIRVFHAILFEVGLTISLVPVVAWYLGISLIAAFVMDITIVVFYLGYTFCFNLAYDYNFPIDEKKGEVHYSLNP from the coding sequence ATGCGTACCTTCCGAGATAGAGTTCGGCATGCGGTTTCTTATGAGATAATTGGACTATTTTTATTTATACCCGTTGGTGTATTACTATTCAACCAACCGATTACAGAAATGAGTATTGTTGCAATTGCTTCATCACTGGTTTCAACCATTTGGAATTTCGTTTACAATGTATCCTTTGATAAAATTATGTTTTATTTCCGTGGTACAACCGAAAAAAACGTGATTATTCGTGTATTTCATGCAATTTTGTTTGAAGTGGGACTAACGATTTCCCTCGTTCCAGTGGTCGCATGGTATTTGGGAATAAGCTTGATTGCGGCCTTTGTAATGGATATCACCATTGTTGTATTTTACTTGGGATATACGTTCTGTTTTAATCTTGCTTATGACTATAATTTTCCTATTGACGAGAAGAAAGGCGAGGTGCATTATTCCCTTAATCCTTAA
- a CDS encoding barstar family protein, producing MIKEYKNLLQTHKSFEEIWQFVLDIKSNDKDSVVLICRGDRMKVWKTFCDEISAVLQFPYYYSGAEGSFDECICDLAWIFEKRIFVFFTNADKILSEESYNFLSYFEKSSIEVPIDSMKYDNEEKHVYYIFQNIDQDFPLFEDKELSDFI from the coding sequence ATGATTAAAGAATATAAAAATTTACTTCAAACTCATAAATCTTTTGAAGAAATATGGCAATTCGTTTTAGATATAAAAAGTAATGATAAAGACTCAGTGGTCTTGATATGTAGAGGAGATAGAATGAAAGTATGGAAAACATTTTGCGATGAAATTTCTGCAGTCTTACAATTTCCTTATTATTATTCAGGCGCTGAGGGATCTTTTGATGAGTGTATATGTGATTTAGCATGGATTTTTGAAAAAAGAATATTTGTTTTTTTTACCAATGCAGATAAAATTTTATCAGAAGAAAGCTATAACTTTTTGTCTTATTTTGAGAAATCATCAATAGAAGTCCCTATTGATTCTATGAAATATGATAATGAAGAAAAACATGTTTACTATATATTTCAGAATATCGATCAAGATTTTCCATTATTTGAAGATAAAGAACTTTCTGATTTTATTTAA
- the tnpA gene encoding IS200/IS605 family transposase, with protein MNSQQDIRHGRHCVFNIHIHLVFVTKYRKNVFNQMILDDLKGIFDGVCLDFQSELIEFNGEHDHVHLLINYPPKIAISNLVNSLKGVSSRMIRKKYATHLKQKLWGNHLWSPSYFAGSCGGAPISIIRQYIEQQQKLDTN; from the coding sequence ATGAATAGTCAACAAGATATACGACATGGAAGACATTGTGTATTTAATATTCATATACACTTAGTCTTTGTTACAAAATACAGAAAAAACGTTTTTAATCAAATGATCCTTGATGATCTAAAAGGTATCTTTGATGGAGTATGCCTGGATTTCCAGTCTGAGTTAATCGAGTTTAATGGCGAACATGACCACGTCCATTTACTTATTAATTACCCACCTAAAATCGCTATATCTAATCTTGTAAATAGTTTAAAAGGTGTCTCTAGTCGTATGATTAGAAAAAAATATGCAACCCACCTAAAACAAAAATTATGGGGTAATCATTTATGGTCACCGTCATATTTCGCTGGAAGTTGTGGCGGTGCTCCAATCTCAATTATTCGTCAATATATCGAACAGCAACAAAAATTAGATACTAACTAA
- a CDS encoding RNA 2'-phosphotransferase, which yields MQQDHKKRFTISDDGLNIRAAQGHSTKQVDIQYQEQIPPEFLYHGTATRFLDSIKDKGLISGSRQYVHLSCNEKTAISVGERHGKPIILKINSILMYQKGFKFYLADNNVWLTKHVPNNFW from the coding sequence TTGCAACAAGACCATAAAAAAAGATTTACAATATCAGATGATGGTTTAAATATTCGTGCAGCACAAGGGCACTCTACAAAACAAGTTGATATTCAATATCAAGAACAAATACCACCTGAGTTTTTATATCATGGCACAGCAACACGTTTTCTTGATTCCATTAAAGACAAAGGTTTAATTTCTGGTTCTCGTCAATATGTCCATTTATCTTGTAATGAAAAAACAGCAATATCTGTAGGAGAGCGCCATGGGAAACCTATTATTTTAAAAATCAACTCTATTTTAATGTATCAAAAAGGATTTAAATTCTACCTAGCTGATAATAATGTTTGGTTAACCAAACACGTGCCTAATAATTTTTGGTAA
- a CDS encoding PACE efflux transporter — MRSFWDRVRHAILFEILGLVLFIPCSVWIFHHSVTDMGVIGIFSSLAATIWNFLYNLGFDKILLFFRGYVKKSLFIRVIHTILFEVGLTLVTMPFIAWYLNISFVNALIMDVGIMVFYLVYAFFFNIAYDFIFPVKEKETVFCAE, encoded by the coding sequence ATGCGCAGCTTTTGGGATAGAGTTCGTCATGCAATCCTGTTTGAGATTTTGGGGTTGGTTTTATTCATTCCTTGTTCTGTATGGATATTTCATCATTCAGTAACCGATATGGGGGTGATTGGTATTTTTTCCTCTTTAGCGGCGACTATTTGGAATTTTCTTTATAATCTAGGGTTTGATAAAATTTTATTGTTCTTTCGTGGGTACGTGAAAAAGAGTTTATTTATTCGTGTTATTCATACGATCCTGTTTGAGGTTGGGTTGACCTTGGTAACAATGCCTTTTATTGCTTGGTATTTAAATATTAGCTTTGTCAATGCATTGATTATGGATGTGGGGATTATGGTTTTTTATTTGGTCTATGCGTTCTTTTTCAACATTGCTTATGATTTTATTTTTCCAGTCAAAGAGAAAGAAACCGTTTTTTGTGCTGAATAG
- a CDS encoding GH39 family glycosyl hydrolase yields the protein MVFLVNINKSKINTSAGKGGKIKDVGGVNGSPISVAPGFPDLEDQFNQMGITHVRLHDIFGIGDIDDGFVANRLSNQNQLMLNVPRDSQEKAKTFIAEYGNKRTIFPYAAAGMRANNLNLAMKNVNYKPTDSYIKRILDNNASVNPNNIQRQVMFRVGRTLDGGYEIPENFDIYTTLVGELVKRYSLNYQSIGLPRKVTYWEIWNEPDLTFFWNNNNAQVYYEFYSKIARMIKSIDPDAKVGGCGVANGYNPGGAYIDGLLNYCRRTGTPIDFLSWHFYANLTADPQNFIDIGNSIQTALNKYGYSNIESICTEWNSSPFGRVNILSNVQSATNAAYLTSALIFMQYCKTDKAYYYRGDASSFGLFNDVSNPADSRNKNFCTCAAQGFHLFSRMHETPNILSHDNQFNTGLATLAAQNDAGNKINIIAANYQVDMSFVSGTVTKYNYKQHYLDTNRTVNQLNDSWSIEHWFGGVDPSTVTFDNTVTQKTVVSQLPTYGYLKARARTYTQSNTGVGFQINNISSGYTSFKLTAYRVIEGTRLDRMTASEVSSSIQTYFAGGVLKITDTGAKPSTVTLYSIELVGRDNNNGNGGNGNGGNGNGNGNGGNGNGNGNISGLVRHTVKIPIGKKLPIRDLLPPNYVFTANKRYKIALISMFGEIYTCPGNTVFNAETQSCDSNLAKTFDIEADNLTFTPYISGILYKNTNLNGNAYVGAGQSGGYNDIIDYVLIPQ from the coding sequence ATGGTATTCTTAGTTAATATTAATAAAAGCAAAATTAATACTTCGGCTGGAAAAGGCGGTAAAATTAAAGACGTAGGTGGGGTCAATGGTTCACCTATTTCTGTTGCGCCAGGTTTTCCAGATTTAGAAGATCAATTTAATCAAATGGGTATTACTCATGTTCGTTTACATGATATTTTTGGGATCGGCGACATTGATGATGGTTTTGTTGCCAACAGATTAAGTAATCAAAACCAATTAATGCTTAATGTGCCAAGAGATTCACAAGAAAAAGCAAAAACATTTATTGCAGAATATGGAAATAAAAGAACAATTTTCCCTTATGCAGCAGCAGGGATGAGGGCTAATAACCTTAATCTTGCGATGAAAAATGTCAATTACAAACCAACTGACAGTTATATTAAACGTATTTTGGACAATAATGCGTCTGTTAATCCAAATAATATTCAACGACAAGTTATGTTTCGTGTTGGACGTACACTAGATGGTGGATATGAAATTCCTGAGAATTTTGATATTTATACTACTTTGGTAGGAGAGCTCGTCAAACGTTATTCTCTGAATTATCAATCGATTGGATTGCCCAGAAAAGTGACTTATTGGGAAATTTGGAATGAACCTGATTTAACATTCTTTTGGAATAACAATAATGCACAGGTTTATTATGAATTTTATTCCAAAATTGCACGTATGATTAAATCTATTGACCCAGATGCCAAAGTTGGTGGTTGTGGTGTGGCCAATGGTTATAATCCAGGTGGTGCTTATATTGATGGTTTGTTAAATTATTGTCGCAGGACAGGTACTCCTATCGACTTTTTGTCTTGGCACTTTTATGCTAATTTAACTGCGGATCCACAAAATTTTATTGATATTGGAAACTCGATTCAAACTGCTTTGAATAAATATGGGTATAGCAATATTGAAAGTATTTGTACAGAATGGAATTCTTCTCCTTTTGGTAGGGTGAATATTCTTTCCAATGTTCAATCAGCAACAAATGCGGCTTATTTGACATCTGCTTTAATTTTTATGCAATATTGTAAAACAGATAAAGCCTATTATTATCGTGGTGATGCAAGTTCTTTTGGATTGTTTAACGATGTGTCAAATCCAGCTGATTCAAGAAATAAGAATTTTTGTACATGTGCTGCGCAAGGCTTTCATTTATTCAGCAGAATGCATGAGACCCCAAATATTCTAAGCCATGATAATCAGTTTAATACTGGATTGGCAACGCTGGCTGCGCAAAATGATGCTGGCAATAAAATTAATATTATTGCAGCAAATTATCAGGTTGATATGAGTTTCGTTTCTGGAACTGTTACAAAATATAATTACAAGCAACATTATTTAGATACCAACAGAACGGTTAATCAATTAAATGATAGTTGGAGTATCGAACATTGGTTTGGTGGCGTTGATCCAAGTACCGTAACTTTTGATAATACTGTGACACAAAAAACGGTTGTTTCACAATTACCAACTTATGGTTATTTAAAAGCAAGAGCCAGAACCTATACCCAAAGCAATACGGGTGTTGGCTTTCAAATTAATAATATATCCAGTGGTTATACCAGCTTTAAACTAACGGCATACAGAGTGATTGAAGGTACTCGTCTGGATCGCATGACCGCATCAGAAGTTTCATCCTCTATTCAAACCTATTTTGCTGGTGGTGTTTTGAAAATTACTGATACTGGTGCAAAGCCATCTACTGTTACATTATATTCTATCGAGCTAGTTGGTCGCGATAATAATAATGGCAATGGTGGTAATGGTAATGGTGGCAATGGCAATGGCAATGGTAATGGTGGGAATGGCAATGGTAATGGCAACATCAGTGGTCTTGTAAGGCATACTGTTAAAATTCCGATTGGAAAAAAATTACCTATTCGTGATTTATTACCTCCTAACTATGTATTTACTGCAAATAAAAGATATAAAATTGCACTTATAAGTATGTTTGGAGAAATATATACATGTCCAGGTAATACAGTTTTCAATGCGGAAACACAAAGTTGTGATTCTAATCTAGCAAAAACCTTTGATATTGAAGCAGATAATTTAACTTTTACGCCTTATATTTCTGGTATTTTATATAAAAATACAAATCTTAACGGTAATGCTTATGTTGGTGCGGGACAATCTGGTGGATATAATGACATAATTGATTATGTGTTAATTCCTCAATAA
- a CDS encoding IS1595 family transposase, with product MIKKFNTIIDLINTFPDEEACIKHLENLKWGGNIISPFDPASKVYVCKGNRYRCRNTSKYFNVKTNTLFDNSKIPLQKWFLAIWIITCHTKGISSVQLAKDLGVTQKTAWFLLHRIRNCFSFDNNNVLNNEIEVDETYVGGKNKFRHICRKVQHSQGRSSKDKTPVFGMIERSGKLNAKKVNDVSATTLTKQIVSYANKDATIYSDEWLGYSQLTKIYNHAIVKHANKEYVNGKVHTNTIEGFWSLFKRGIIGIYHSVSVKHLQKYVDEFVFRYNTRKHRQDHRFDYLLTHMSCRMTYQSLTT from the coding sequence ATGATTAAAAAGTTTAACACTATCATAGATCTTATTAATACTTTCCCAGATGAAGAAGCGTGTATCAAACACCTTGAGAATTTAAAATGGGGTGGCAATATTATCTCTCCTTTTGATCCAGCTTCAAAAGTTTATGTATGTAAGGGTAATCGATACCGTTGTAGGAATACTAGTAAATATTTCAATGTTAAAACAAACACCTTATTTGATAATTCAAAAATACCACTTCAAAAATGGTTTTTAGCAATATGGATTATTACTTGTCATACTAAAGGAATCTCATCAGTGCAGTTAGCTAAAGACTTAGGTGTGACGCAAAAAACAGCTTGGTTTCTTCTGCATCGTATTCGCAATTGCTTTAGTTTTGATAATAACAATGTCTTAAACAATGAAATTGAAGTAGACGAAACTTATGTCGGTGGCAAGAATAAATTTCGTCATATCTGTAGAAAAGTACAACATTCTCAAGGTAGAAGTTCAAAAGATAAAACACCTGTATTTGGCATGATTGAACGTTCAGGAAAATTAAATGCTAAAAAGGTTAATGATGTATCAGCAACAACATTGACAAAGCAAATTGTTAGTTACGCTAATAAAGATGCCACTATTTATTCTGATGAATGGTTAGGGTATTCACAACTAACTAAAATCTATAACCACGCTATCGTAAAACATGCCAATAAAGAATATGTTAATGGTAAAGTTCATACTAATACTATAGAAGGTTTCTGGTCGTTATTTAAGCGCGGCATCATTGGAATTTATCATTCGGTGTCAGTTAAGCATTTACAAAAATATGTTGATGAATTTGTATTCCGCTACAACACCCGTAAACACCGGCAAGACCATCGCTTTGATTATCTGCTAACACATATGAGTTGTAGAATGACTTATCAAAGTTTAACGACATGA
- a CDS encoding LysR family transcriptional regulator, translating into MKHMNWDNLRILVIVARSKTLRRAAQKTGISPATLSRRIDDLEQELGVKLIERVQAGCIPTPAGEEIIDWAKDMEEIAFEIERTVDQQDFHEVEGTVKINANELISYFLTSRFAAFHKLHPNIEIEIITSHRAYSLTKLEADIGIRTFRPEQGNLIIQKIGTLSYGLYCGQDYYKEHKANIQKQNWSKLDFVGFDEVRSHFETEKWLRSLPKAPTPWMRCSYALGIFDGITHNNGLGVLDTFVGTEIPSLLHPVIPHIPELDQEIWLSIHSGLRSSARIKAVKNYISELFTKK; encoded by the coding sequence ATGAAACATATGAATTGGGATAACCTTAGAATTCTAGTCATCGTTGCACGTTCTAAAACGTTGCGTCGTGCAGCACAAAAAACAGGAATCAGCCCCGCGACTTTGTCTCGTCGTATTGACGATCTGGAACAAGAGTTGGGCGTAAAACTGATTGAACGTGTACAAGCAGGATGTATCCCCACCCCAGCAGGCGAAGAAATCATCGATTGGGCAAAGGATATGGAGGAAATTGCTTTTGAAATCGAACGCACGGTCGACCAACAAGATTTCCACGAGGTTGAGGGAACCGTCAAGATTAATGCCAACGAGTTAATCTCTTATTTCTTAACCTCGCGATTTGCAGCATTTCACAAATTACATCCCAATATAGAAATTGAAATCATTACCTCCCACCGTGCCTATAGCTTAACAAAGCTGGAAGCAGATATTGGTATTCGAACCTTTCGTCCAGAACAGGGTAATTTAATTATCCAAAAAATAGGCACCCTTTCCTATGGCTTATATTGTGGACAGGATTATTACAAAGAACATAAAGCAAATATTCAAAAACAAAATTGGAGCAAACTCGATTTTGTTGGTTTTGACGAAGTGCGCTCTCACTTTGAAACCGAGAAATGGCTGCGATCCTTACCCAAAGCCCCCACGCCATGGATGCGATGCAGCTACGCTCTGGGGATATTTGATGGGATTACGCATAATAATGGGCTGGGTGTCTTGGATACATTTGTAGGCACAGAAATCCCTAGTCTCTTACACCCTGTGATACCGCATATTCCAGAACTAGACCAAGAGATATGGCTCTCTATTCACAGTGGTTTACGATCTAGTGCAAGGATCAAAGCTGTTAAAAATTATATTAGCGAACTTTTTACTAAAAAATGA